In one Bombyx mori chromosome 4, ASM3026992v2 genomic region, the following are encoded:
- the slmo gene encoding slowmo, translating to MKIWTSEHTFNHPWETVAQAAWRKYPNPMNPAVIGTDVVERKVVDGVLHTHRLVSSKWFFPRWAQALIGTAKICYASEISEVNPIQRQMTLKTTNLTFCHYIAVDETVRYTPHPSDSSKTLLKQEAVVTVQGVPLSSYMEDLLTNKISLNAGKGRQAIEWVIGKFDTEIKELASSACKSTDELLSQTKKSIDDITTSARRSMDDISSKAKSTLDDIEKLTKANANQRS from the exons CCATCCATGGGAAACAGTTGCTCAAGCAGCATGGCGAAAATATCCTAATCCTATGAATCCAGCCGTCATAGGGACAGATGTTGTGGAAAGAAAAGTTGTAGATGGTGTACTTCATACTCATAGATTAGTCAGTTCCAAATGGTTTTTTCCACGATGGGCCCAGGCG CTAATTGGTACTGCAAAAATATGTTATGCTAGTGAGATATCAGAAGTAAACCCAATACAGCGACAGATGactttaaaaacaacaaacctAACATTCTGTCATTACATTGCTGTTGATGAAACTGTACGGTATACTCCACATCCTTCAGATTCCTCAAAAACATTACTAAAACAAGAAGCTGTAGTCACTGTACAA ggtGTGCCTCTCAGTAGTTACATGGAAGACCTTTTAACCAACAAAATTTCTCTAAATGCTGGCAAAGGAAGGCAAGCTATAGAATGGGTTATAGGGAAGTTCGACACTGAAATTAAGGAGCTTGCAAGTTCAGCCTGTAAAAGTACAGATGAATTATTATCACAAACAAAGAAGTCAATTGATGACATCACAACATCAGCAAGAAGATCAATGGATGATATCTCATCTAAAGCAAAAAGCACACTTGATGATATAGAAAAATTAACTAAAGCTAATGCCAACCAGAGGAGCTGA